The region ATTGTACTTGCCCAATTTCATCTATTTTCATCACTTTAGAAATATTCAAAAAATTAATTCCAATTACTTTGCCACTATTTGTATCCGTAATTTGGGCAATATTATCTTTTACTTCTACCTGCTGTTCATCAGCATCTGGTCCTAAAATTGTAACTAATATATCTCCCCATGCTTGAGGATTGTAACTAGAAATAAGCATCCGTATCCCTCTTTATTCAATTATTAATTATGTTAAAATGGTTGTAAAATAATGATTGGAAGTGTTTTCATGTCAATAAAACGTTTGAAATTTTTTATCATTAGTTCTGCCGTCGCAACAGCTTTTGTAGCAGGCGTCGGTTTATCAAACTATCTCAAGGCACACCGTAAGCTCAATTCAAAAACTGTTCTTCGTAAGGTTCGAAACGGCTTTTCAGCAGAAGATAGACCAATCGAAGGAACATGGATTGAAGCAAAATCTGAAGAACTTAACCGCAACGGGTTACACGCTTTTGTGTACTATGGTGGAATCTCCCGTTATGAGGATGGAAAACTGGTCCAATATGAGTTTATAGCTGACGCATACACCGGTACCTTGATTGATATATATCGTCTGTAAAATTTGACATATGCTTCGCAAACTTTTTTGTATAAATAGTTTGCGTTTTATTTTAGCTTTTTAAATAAAATGCGCCTTTAATTTATAAATTGGTTGTCCTTTGACGCTAAACCTATGTTCATATTCCGTCTCAACATTCTCAACGTTTTCATCACTTTTGTGCAAATCAAGCCACACATTATCAAACTCCATACCGTAGTTATTCAAACTAACTAGCGAATATTCAAACAATCCTTGATTATCAGTCTTGAATTCAATAATACCATTATCAATCAATATTTGTTTATAGACTTTTAGAAAGCTCTTAAAAGTGAGCCTTCTTTTTTCGTGACGAGTTTTGGGCCAGGGATCAGAAAAATTCAAGAAAACTTTGCTAATTTCTCCGTCATCAAAATAGTCGGTTAAATCCGCACCATCTGCATATAACAATTGCAAATTAGGTAAAGTAAATTCCAAAGCATTTTTGAGCGCAATTCCCACTACTGTTTTCTGGATTTCAATACCAATGAAATTATAATCCGGATATTTTTTTGCCATGTTAATTACAAATTGTCCCTTTCCCATACCGACTTCTATAAATATGGGTTGTTTTCTTGCAAACCGCGTCTGCCATTTTCCTTTAAGATCCTGACCATGCTCTACTATTAATTCGGGGTGTTCAGGTATTAACTCAATTGCCCAAGGCTTATTTCTAACTCTCATATCTGTTCTCCTACTTTTTTTACGTACCTAGGTATAAACCAGAGTGTAACTAAAAAAATTACAATGATTTGCCCCAAAATGATCCACATTAAATCTATAAAACCAGACATAGAAATTGTAGATGCAATGATTAAAACTATGCTAAAACCAATCGATAATTTTAATATAATTTTTCGCAAAGCTTTCTGCGCTACATCAGTTTCCAATGGATATATCTTAGTAAGCACATTCTGTCCTACTTGAGGATAAACTGCCACTGCTTGTACTGCCATTAAATAAAGTGATACGGCCGAGATTAAGACTTTAAGTTCTAAATTAGACGAAAATCCAATAATTAAAACTGCAATTACTAACAGCCTCAAAACTAAACTACCTAACTCCCCGCCCCTCAAAATAGTACGGCCATAAATATATTCAAAAGGTGAACTTGACTTAGGCGATAAAAGCAAAATAAGTGGATCTAAATAACGTCGCCGTTTTGACTTTGTTTCTAGCTGAGGAACATTGGTAAACAAACTAAAAAAACGATATAAACCATTCATTCGTTTGGCTTCAAAGCTAATTGCGGATAGCCAATCAAAGTTCCCATGATGATCAGAAGTAAGCAAAAGCAAGCCACCAATAATAATTGTAATGGCAAACGAAAAAAATGGATTGATTTCTAACCCTAGCATCGCTACTGCTATAGCACCAATCAATTTGTACCACCATTTCATCTTCCACTTATTAAAAAAAAATTGTTGATAATCTAATTTCAAATTAATAAGACTAACGAAGATCATTTGTAAGCTAAATACTGTAGCCAACAGCCACATACGCAAAATCAATCCCAATAAAGGGGTCGCAATTAATAAAACAATTATCATTATTAAAAAACGAGAAAAAGCAGTTAATCGATAAGAATGTTTTACAAAGTCTTTTGAAATTAAATTTTCTTGCGGTAATAAGAATATTTTATCAGGCTCCTGTAATAGCAAAACCGGTTTACCTAAAATTGCCGCAAAAGACGTGGCAACAATCACTAATGGTCTAATTAATAGATTACTAGAGGATATTCCGCTCAGCCATGAAGAATACGCCAGTCCTACTCCGCCCACGAAGAACATCATTGCTAGCACTAAGTGATCATTCAACACATATCTTAAATACTTAAAAATCATTTTGTGATAAGCTTGATTTCGTTTACGCCATAACTCACTCATCTACATTCTCCCTTACTATTGATAAATATATGTCAGATAGTGAAGCCGCGGGCATCTCGTATTTGGTTTGAAATTCTTTTAGATCACCTACTTCGAGCATTTTACCGTCGTTAATTAAAGCAAAGCGATCACAATATTTTTCTGCTGTGTCCAAAACATGAGTTGACATTAATATTGCAGCACCTTGTTTTTTCCGATGATCTATTAATGATAACAAATCATCTGTCGCCAACGGATCCAATCCTAAAAAAGGCTCATCAATTATAAATAAATCAGCATTAGTAATAAATGCGCAAACA is a window of Pediococcus claussenii ATCC BAA-344 DNA encoding:
- a CDS encoding PepSY domain-containing protein, which codes for MSIKRLKFFIISSAVATAFVAGVGLSNYLKAHRKLNSKTVLRKVRNGFSAEDRPIEGTWIEAKSEELNRNGLHAFVYYGGISRYEDGKLVQYEFIADAYTGTLIDIYRL
- a CDS encoding ABC transporter permease, which encodes MSELWRKRNQAYHKMIFKYLRYVLNDHLVLAMMFFVGGVGLAYSSWLSGISSSNLLIRPLVIVATSFAAILGKPVLLLQEPDKIFLLPQENLISKDFVKHSYRLTAFSRFLIMIIVLLIATPLLGLILRMWLLATVFSLQMIFVSLINLKLDYQQFFFNKWKMKWWYKLIGAIAVAMLGLEINPFFSFAITIIIGGLLLLTSDHHGNFDWLSAISFEAKRMNGLYRFFSLFTNVPQLETKSKRRRYLDPLILLLSPKSSSPFEYIYGRTILRGGELGSLVLRLLVIAVLIIGFSSNLELKVLISAVSLYLMAVQAVAVYPQVGQNVLTKIYPLETDVAQKALRKIILKLSIGFSIVLIIASTISMSGFIDLMWIILGQIIVIFLVTLWFIPRYVKKVGEQI
- the trmB gene encoding tRNA (guanosine(46)-N7)-methyltransferase TrmB, whose amino-acid sequence is MRVRNKPWAIELIPEHPELIVEHGQDLKGKWQTRFARKQPIFIEVGMGKGQFVINMAKKYPDYNFIGIEIQKTVVGIALKNALEFTLPNLQLLYADGADLTDYFDDGEISKVFLNFSDPWPKTRHEKRRLTFKSFLKVYKQILIDNGIIEFKTDNQGLFEYSLVSLNNYGMEFDNVWLDLHKSDENVENVETEYEHRFSVKGQPIYKLKAHFI